In Macrobrachium rosenbergii isolate ZJJX-2024 chromosome 16, ASM4041242v1, whole genome shotgun sequence, a single genomic region encodes these proteins:
- the LOC136847493 gene encoding uncharacterized protein: LQVKYVQERDAGRYECQISTEPKMSHFVHFHVVTPLVHIPGGHDIYVKSGSTVTLKCIISGALILPEYIFWYQASRLRNPLRFFFFFFFFNRFFFNGGVRDERFLSILLAVCAWCLLSLLRIGTDRVLAEELIGGRQVFVERITDDTTIGTLIITTASPTDQGSYTCVPASLPTASVTLHVLNGQFKIEGVSERRSIIKRCAVVWYFLIRSQVRLSQVRLGQVG; encoded by the exons ACGCCGGTCGCTACGAGTGTCAGATATCGACTGAGCCTAAGATGAGCCACTTCGTACACTTCCACGTCGTCA CCCCGCTGGTGCACATTCCAGGAGGACATGATATCTACGTGAAGAGCGGAAGCACGGTTACCCTTAAATGCATTATATCTGGGGCCCTCATTCTCCCTGAGTACATCTTCTGGTACCAGGCAAGTCGTTTGCGCAACCctctgcgcttttttttttttttttttttttttaatcgatttttttttaatggtggagTGCGCGATGAGCGTTTCCTGAGCATTTTGCTTGCTGTGTGTGCTTGGTGTTTGTTGAGCTTGCTGCGTATT GGCACCGACCGCGTACTGGCAGAGGAGCTTATCGGAGGGCGCCAGGTCTTCGTCGAGCGAATCACCGACGACACGACGATAGGGACACTCATCATCACCACGGCGTCGCCTACGGACCAGGGGTCGTACACCTGTGTCCCTGCCAGCCTACCGACAGCCTCCGTCACGCTACACGTACTAAACGGTCAGTTTAAGATCGAGGGTGTCTCGGAACGGCGTTCCATTATCAAAAGGTGTGCCGTGGTCTGGTATTTCTTGATAAGAAGTCAGGTCAGGTTAAgtcaggtcaggttaggtcaggtAGGTTAA